A part of Myxococcus landrumus genomic DNA contains:
- the glmM gene encoding phosphoglucosamine mutase, which translates to MAYRMNMAPKEERASQKLFGTDGVRGKANVHPMTAEVAMQLGRALAYLIRNGPHRHRVIVGKDTRLSGYMLEQALAAGLTSMGVDVELVGPLPTPGISNITTSMRADAGAVISASHNPYEDNGIKFFWRDGFKLPDETEAKIEELLSTGAIDSIRPTATKIGRAFRMEDARGRYIVYLKATFPRELTLEGMTIVVDCANGAAYKTAPAVLEELGAKVITLGVSPDGKNINHKCGALHPENLARTVLKHGAHLGIALDGDADRLIVVDEKGKVVDGDAIMAICTGELVARKQLKKKVLVSTVMSNVGLERAVARWGVKVIRTRVGDRNVVEEMRRNGYNLGGEQSGHLIFLDHTTTGDGTLAALQLLAVMCRAGKPLSELASIFEPVPQTLINVVVKQKKELGELPEVMKVIKAVEQKLGNSGRVLVRFSGTEPKARVLVEGVDASRNEAYAKDIADVLAKALNR; encoded by the coding sequence ATGGCGTACAGGATGAACATGGCTCCCAAGGAGGAGCGCGCATCGCAGAAGCTGTTCGGTACGGACGGTGTTCGCGGCAAGGCGAACGTCCACCCGATGACAGCGGAAGTGGCGATGCAGCTCGGACGGGCGCTCGCGTACCTCATCCGCAATGGCCCTCACCGCCACCGCGTCATCGTGGGCAAGGACACGCGGCTGTCGGGCTACATGCTGGAGCAGGCCCTGGCCGCGGGGTTGACGTCCATGGGCGTCGACGTGGAGCTCGTTGGGCCGCTGCCGACGCCGGGCATCTCCAACATCACCACGTCCATGCGCGCGGACGCGGGCGCGGTCATCTCCGCGTCCCACAACCCGTACGAGGACAACGGCATCAAGTTCTTCTGGCGCGACGGCTTCAAGCTGCCGGACGAGACGGAAGCCAAGATTGAAGAGCTCCTGTCCACGGGCGCCATCGACTCCATCCGCCCCACGGCGACGAAGATTGGCCGCGCGTTCCGCATGGAGGACGCGCGAGGCCGCTACATCGTGTACCTCAAGGCGACCTTCCCGCGGGAGCTGACGCTGGAGGGGATGACCATCGTCGTCGACTGCGCCAACGGCGCGGCCTACAAGACGGCGCCCGCGGTGCTGGAGGAGCTGGGCGCGAAGGTCATCACGCTGGGCGTTTCGCCGGACGGCAAGAACATCAACCACAAGTGCGGCGCGCTGCATCCGGAGAACCTGGCGCGCACGGTGCTCAAGCACGGAGCGCACCTGGGCATCGCGCTGGATGGTGACGCCGACCGCCTCATCGTCGTGGACGAGAAGGGCAAGGTGGTGGACGGCGACGCCATCATGGCCATCTGCACCGGCGAACTGGTGGCGCGCAAGCAGCTCAAGAAGAAGGTGCTGGTCTCCACGGTGATGAGCAACGTGGGCCTGGAGCGCGCGGTGGCGCGCTGGGGCGTGAAGGTGATTCGCACGCGCGTCGGCGACCGCAACGTCGTCGAGGAGATGCGCCGCAACGGCTACAACCTGGGCGGCGAGCAGAGCGGCCACCTCATCTTCCTGGACCACACGACGACGGGCGACGGCACGCTGGCGGCGCTCCAGTTGCTCGCGGTGATGTGCCGCGCGGGCAAGCCGTTGAGCGAGCTGGCCTCCATCTTCGAGCCCGTCCCCCAGACGTTGATCAACGTCGTGGTGAAGCAGAAGAAGGAGCTGGGCGAGCTGCCGGAGGTGATGAAGGTCATCAAGGCCGTGGAGCAGAAGCTGGGCAACTCCGGCCGAGTGCTGGTGCGCTTCTCGGGCACGGAGCCCAAGGCCCGAGTCCTCGTCGAGGGCGTGGACGCCTCGCGCAACGAGGCCTACGCCAAGGACATCGCCGACGTGCTGGCGAAGGCGCTCAACCGCTAG
- a CDS encoding pyridoxine 5'-phosphate synthase translates to MGQRLGVNVDHVATLRQARRTTYPDPVTAAALAELAGAQQITIHLREDRRHIQDRDLRILRETTQTLLNLEMAATTEMVKIAYEHKPDVVTLVPERREELTTEGGLDVAGQREHVAKIIKNLKDGEITVSLFIDPDLDQVRAAHKVNADRIELHTGRYCEARNEKERAREMARIVDAAKAGTKLGIGVAAGHGLNYDNVQPIARISEIDELNIGHSIVARAVLVGFDRAVREMLDLMRNPG, encoded by the coding sequence ATGGGACAGCGACTGGGTGTCAACGTGGACCATGTGGCGACGCTGCGTCAGGCGCGGCGCACCACGTATCCGGATCCGGTGACGGCCGCGGCCCTGGCGGAGTTGGCCGGCGCGCAGCAAATCACCATTCACCTGCGCGAGGACCGGCGCCACATCCAGGACCGCGACCTGCGCATCCTGCGGGAGACGACGCAGACCCTGCTGAATCTCGAGATGGCGGCCACCACGGAGATGGTGAAGATCGCCTACGAGCACAAGCCGGACGTGGTGACGCTGGTGCCCGAGCGCCGCGAGGAGCTCACCACCGAGGGTGGCCTGGACGTCGCCGGCCAGCGCGAGCACGTCGCGAAAATCATCAAGAACCTCAAGGACGGCGAAATCACCGTCTCGCTGTTCATCGACCCGGACCTGGACCAGGTGCGCGCGGCGCACAAGGTGAACGCGGACCGCATCGAGCTGCACACGGGGCGCTACTGCGAGGCGCGCAACGAGAAGGAGCGCGCGCGGGAGATGGCGCGCATCGTCGACGCGGCGAAGGCGGGCACGAAGCTGGGCATCGGGGTGGCCGCGGGCCACGGGCTCAACTACGACAACGTGCAGCCCATCGCGCGCATCTCCGAAATCGACGAGCTCAACATCGGCCACTCCATCGTCGCTCGCGCGGTGCTGGTGGGCTTCGACCGGGCCGTGCGGGAGATGCTCGACCTGATGCGCAACCCGGGATAG